The following proteins are encoded in a genomic region of Rubrobacter xylanophilus DSM 9941:
- a CDS encoding amidase — MVRVPDPGRLVEIARSSFGLRLGEEEARSFAGLMEASIASYRRLDQLAEPSLPVKYPRTGGRRPEPEENPLNAWYYRCSIKGAGEGPLAGKRVAVKDNVAVAGVPMMNGSATLEGYVPEFDATIVTRILDAGGEISGKAVCEHLCFSGGSHTSDTGPVLNPHDRTRSAGGSSSGSAALVAAGEVEMAIGGDQGGSIRIPSCWCGTYGLKPTYGLVPYTGVFPIELTLDHVGPIAASVSDVALLLSAIAGEDGLDPRQREVRVGDYQNALERGVEGVRIGVVAEGFSLPSLSEEDVDETVRRAADTFRELGAEVQEVSIPLHRDGIHIWNAIAIEGATELMVRGNGMGTNWEGHYSTSLLDAYWRGRTALAGELSETVKLTMLTGQYMREAYGGRYYARARNLARRLRAAYDAALERADLLLMPTLPMKATKIPAPDAPREEVVARALEMIPNTCPFDVSGHPAMNVPCGTSEGLPVGMMLVGRKWDEETVLRAARAFEKTGAYRAS; from the coding sequence ATGGTGAGGGTTCCCGATCCCGGCAGGCTCGTGGAGATCGCCCGCAGCTCCTTCGGGCTGCGGCTCGGGGAGGAGGAGGCGCGCTCGTTCGCCGGCCTCATGGAGGCCTCCATCGCCTCCTACCGGCGGCTGGACCAGCTGGCCGAGCCCTCCCTCCCGGTGAAGTACCCGCGCACCGGCGGGCGCCGGCCCGAGCCCGAGGAGAACCCCCTCAACGCCTGGTACTACCGCTGCTCCATAAAGGGCGCGGGGGAGGGGCCGCTCGCGGGCAAGCGGGTGGCCGTGAAGGACAACGTCGCGGTCGCCGGGGTGCCGATGATGAACGGTTCGGCCACCCTCGAGGGCTACGTGCCCGAGTTCGACGCCACCATCGTCACCCGCATCCTCGACGCTGGAGGCGAGATCTCGGGCAAGGCCGTCTGCGAGCACCTGTGCTTCTCGGGCGGCAGCCACACCTCCGACACCGGCCCCGTGCTCAACCCTCACGACCGCACGCGCTCGGCCGGGGGCTCCTCCAGCGGCAGCGCGGCGCTGGTGGCCGCGGGGGAGGTGGAGATGGCCATCGGCGGGGACCAGGGCGGCTCCATCCGCATCCCCTCCTGCTGGTGCGGGACCTACGGCCTCAAGCCCACCTACGGGCTCGTCCCCTACACCGGCGTCTTCCCCATAGAGCTCACCCTCGACCACGTCGGGCCAATCGCCGCGAGCGTCTCCGACGTGGCGCTGCTGCTCTCGGCGATAGCCGGGGAGGACGGGCTCGACCCGCGCCAGAGGGAGGTGCGGGTCGGGGACTACCAGAACGCGCTCGAGCGGGGCGTGGAGGGGGTGAGGATAGGCGTCGTCGCGGAGGGTTTCTCCCTGCCCTCCCTCTCCGAGGAGGACGTGGACGAGACCGTGCGGCGGGCCGCGGACACCTTCCGGGAGCTCGGGGCGGAGGTGCAGGAGGTCTCCATCCCCCTGCACCGCGACGGGATCCACATCTGGAACGCCATAGCCATCGAGGGGGCCACCGAGCTCATGGTGCGCGGCAACGGCATGGGGACGAACTGGGAGGGGCACTACTCCACCTCGCTGCTCGACGCCTACTGGCGGGGCCGCACCGCGCTCGCCGGCGAGCTCTCCGAGACCGTAAAGCTCACCATGCTCACCGGGCAGTACATGCGCGAGGCCTACGGCGGCCGCTACTACGCCAGGGCCCGGAACCTCGCCCGCCGGCTGCGGGCGGCCTACGACGCGGCGCTGGAGCGGGCGGACCTCCTGCTCATGCCGACGCTGCCCATGAAGGCCACCAAGATCCCCGCCCCCGACGCCCCGCGCGAGGAGGTCGTCGCCCGGGCGCTGGAGATGATCCCCAACACCTGCCCCTTCGACGTGAGCGGGCACCCGGCCATGAACGTCCCCTGCGGGACCTCGGAGGGGCTTCCGGTGGGGATGATGCTCGTGGGCAGAAAGTGGGACGAGGAGACCGTGCTGCGGGCCGCCCGCGCCTTCGAGAAGACGGGCGCCTACAGGGCTTCATAA
- a CDS encoding carboxyl transferase domain-containing protein, producing MVDPRSDAFRRNREDFERLVAELRERSAEARRGGSERARKRHTERGKLLVRDRIELLLDPGTAFLELSPLAAHGMYGGEVPAAGIVTGVGRVSGVECVIVANDATVKGGTYYPMTVKKHLRAQEIAEQNHLPCIYLVDSGGAYLPLQDEVFPDRDHFGRIFYNQARMSAKGIPQIAAVMGSCTAGGAYVPAMSDEVVIVKEQGTIFLGGPPLVKAATGEAVTAEELGGADVHTRLSGVADHFAENDEHAIALVRQIVSNLNREKRVPWTVEEPEDPLYDPEELYGVVSPDYRQGYDVREVIARVVDASYLHEFKPRYGETLVCGFARIMGHPVGILANNGILFSESALKGAHFIELCCSRGVPLVFLQNITGFMVGKKYENEGIAKHGAKLVTAVACASVPKFTVIIGGSFGAGNYGMCGRAYSPRFLWMWPNARISVMGGQQAANVLLTVQEDNLRREGREMSEEEREEFRRPILEKYEREGNPYYSTARLWDDGIIDPADTRMVLALGLSAAANAPLRETTFGVFRM from the coding sequence ATGGTGGACCCGAGAAGCGACGCCTTCCGCCGCAACCGGGAGGACTTCGAGCGGCTCGTGGCGGAGCTCAGGGAGCGCTCGGCGGAGGCCCGCCGGGGCGGGAGCGAGCGGGCCCGCAAGCGGCACACGGAGCGCGGCAAGCTCCTGGTGCGCGACAGGATCGAGCTGCTCCTCGACCCCGGCACCGCGTTTCTGGAGCTCTCCCCGCTGGCCGCCCACGGGATGTACGGCGGAGAGGTTCCCGCCGCCGGCATCGTCACCGGGGTCGGGCGGGTCTCGGGGGTGGAGTGCGTGATCGTGGCCAACGACGCCACGGTGAAGGGCGGCACCTACTACCCCATGACCGTCAAGAAGCACCTCCGGGCGCAGGAGATCGCCGAGCAGAACCACCTCCCCTGCATCTACCTGGTCGACTCGGGCGGGGCCTACCTCCCCCTGCAGGACGAGGTCTTCCCCGACCGCGACCACTTCGGCCGCATCTTCTACAACCAGGCGCGCATGAGCGCGAAGGGGATACCCCAGATCGCCGCCGTGATGGGCAGCTGCACCGCGGGCGGGGCCTACGTCCCGGCGATGAGCGACGAGGTCGTCATCGTGAAGGAGCAGGGGACGATCTTCCTCGGCGGCCCGCCGCTGGTGAAGGCGGCGACCGGCGAGGCGGTGACGGCCGAGGAGCTCGGCGGGGCGGACGTGCACACCCGCCTCTCCGGGGTCGCCGACCACTTCGCGGAGAACGACGAGCACGCCATCGCGCTCGTGCGCCAGATCGTCTCCAACCTGAACCGCGAGAAGCGCGTCCCCTGGACGGTTGAGGAGCCGGAGGACCCCCTCTACGACCCCGAGGAGCTCTACGGGGTGGTCTCCCCGGACTACCGCCAGGGCTACGACGTGCGCGAGGTCATAGCCCGCGTGGTGGACGCCAGCTACCTGCACGAGTTCAAGCCCCGCTACGGGGAGACGCTGGTCTGCGGGTTCGCCAGGATCATGGGCCACCCCGTGGGCATCCTGGCCAACAACGGCATCCTCTTCTCCGAGAGCGCCCTGAAGGGGGCGCACTTTATAGAGCTGTGCTGCTCGCGGGGGGTGCCGCTGGTGTTCCTGCAGAACATAACCGGCTTTATGGTCGGGAAGAAGTACGAGAACGAGGGCATCGCCAAGCACGGGGCGAAGCTGGTGACGGCGGTGGCGTGCGCCAGCGTCCCGAAGTTCACCGTGATCATCGGGGGCTCCTTCGGGGCGGGCAACTACGGTATGTGCGGCCGGGCCTACTCCCCGCGCTTTCTCTGGATGTGGCCGAACGCCCGCATCAGCGTGATGGGCGGCCAGCAGGCCGCCAACGTCCTCCTGACGGTGCAGGAGGACAACCTGCGGCGGGAGGGCAGGGAGATGAGCGAGGAGGAGCGGGAGGAGTTCCGCCGGCCCATCCTGGAGAAGTACGAGCGGGAGGGCAACCCTTACTACTCGACGGCCCGGCTGTGGGACGACGGGATCATCGACCCGGCGGACACGCGGATGGTGCTGGCCCTGGGCCTCTCGGCGGCCGCCAACGCCCCGCTGCGGGAGACGACCTTCGGCGTGTTCAGGATGTAG
- a CDS encoding biotin carboxylase N-terminal domain-containing protein: MSFGKLLVANRGEIAVRIFRACRELGIRTVAVYSEADEGSMHRRMADEAYPIGPAPASESYLNIERLVEVILESGAEAVHPGYGFLAESAAFARAVREAGAVWVGPPPEAMEAMALKVRAKEIARRAGVPTVPGYDGEDASEERLAAEARRIGYPVLIKASAGGGGRGMRAVARPQDFLEAVRAARREALSAFGDGSVFLEKFIEHPRHIEVQVIGDEHGKVLHLFERECSIQRRHQKVIEEAPSPALEPELREEICSAAVRLAREAGYRNAGTVEFLLDGEAFYFLEMNARLQVEHPVTEMVTGTDLVQLQLAVAAGEPLPLSQEALSFRGHAIEARIYAEGEGGLPAGGRLLLFAPPEGPGIRNDVGVESGDQVPVHYDPMISKLIVFAPTRRMAVRRLRRALEDYTVLGVPTNLPLLRRIAENAAFEAGETTTDFLERHRLAEPPVEIPVPEEAVMLAAAGELASCGRGDDPFAAGPWRHLGSVRLRYRTGDSWHRVEAERLGGRRFRLVQGGEEAEVEVLAFRNGELHATVDGRPVRAGIALEDGAVRVSLGGTVYELFRPRPPEVDEAGGAAAEAAGLVAPMPGTVVKVVAEEGQRVEEGQPLLVLEAMKMEQPVTAPHAGVVRSLPYKEGDLVPGGAVLAEIERED; this comes from the coding sequence ATGAGCTTCGGTAAGCTGCTCGTCGCGAACCGGGGCGAGATAGCGGTCCGGATCTTCCGGGCCTGCAGGGAGCTCGGGATAAGGACGGTCGCGGTCTACTCGGAGGCGGACGAGGGGTCCATGCACCGGCGGATGGCCGACGAGGCGTACCCGATAGGGCCGGCTCCCGCCTCCGAGAGCTACCTGAACATCGAGCGCCTCGTAGAGGTCATACTGGAGTCCGGGGCCGAGGCCGTGCACCCCGGCTACGGCTTTCTGGCCGAGAGCGCGGCCTTCGCCCGGGCCGTGCGGGAGGCGGGGGCGGTCTGGGTGGGGCCCCCGCCGGAGGCCATGGAGGCGATGGCGCTAAAGGTGCGTGCCAAGGAGATAGCCCGCCGCGCCGGGGTGCCCACGGTCCCCGGCTACGACGGCGAGGACGCCTCCGAGGAGCGGCTCGCGGCCGAGGCGCGGAGGATAGGCTACCCGGTGCTCATCAAGGCGAGCGCGGGCGGCGGCGGGCGGGGGATGCGGGCCGTGGCGCGGCCCCAGGACTTTCTGGAGGCGGTGCGGGCGGCCCGGCGGGAGGCGCTCTCCGCCTTCGGGGACGGCTCGGTGTTCCTGGAGAAGTTCATAGAGCACCCGCGCCACATAGAGGTCCAGGTCATCGGGGACGAGCACGGCAAGGTGCTCCACCTCTTCGAGCGGGAGTGCTCCATCCAGCGCAGGCACCAGAAGGTCATCGAGGAGGCCCCCTCCCCTGCGCTCGAGCCCGAGCTGCGGGAGGAGATCTGCTCCGCCGCCGTCCGGCTCGCCAGGGAGGCGGGCTACCGCAACGCGGGCACCGTCGAGTTTTTGCTCGACGGGGAGGCCTTCTACTTCCTGGAGATGAACGCCAGGCTGCAGGTCGAGCACCCGGTGACCGAGATGGTCACCGGCACCGACCTCGTGCAGCTCCAGCTCGCCGTGGCGGCGGGGGAGCCGCTGCCGCTCTCCCAGGAGGCGCTCTCCTTCCGCGGGCACGCGATAGAGGCCAGGATCTACGCCGAGGGCGAGGGCGGGCTCCCGGCGGGCGGGAGGCTGCTGCTCTTCGCCCCGCCCGAAGGGCCCGGCATCCGCAACGACGTCGGGGTCGAGAGCGGCGACCAGGTGCCGGTGCACTACGACCCCATGATCTCCAAGCTCATCGTCTTCGCCCCCACCCGCCGGATGGCCGTCCGGCGGCTCCGCCGGGCGCTGGAGGACTACACGGTGCTCGGGGTGCCGACGAACCTGCCGCTCCTGCGGCGGATAGCCGAGAACGCCGCCTTCGAGGCCGGGGAGACCACCACGGACTTTCTGGAGCGCCACCGGCTCGCGGAGCCGCCGGTGGAGATACCCGTCCCCGAAGAGGCGGTGATGCTCGCCGCCGCCGGGGAGCTGGCCTCCTGCGGCCGGGGGGACGACCCCTTCGCCGCCGGCCCCTGGAGGCACCTCGGCTCGGTGCGGCTCCGCTACCGCACGGGGGACTCCTGGCACCGGGTGGAGGCCGAGCGCCTCGGCGGGCGGCGGTTCCGGCTCGTCCAGGGCGGGGAGGAGGCCGAGGTCGAGGTGCTCGCCTTCCGCAACGGGGAGCTGCACGCCACCGTGGACGGCCGCCCGGTGCGCGCCGGGATCGCGCTGGAGGACGGGGCCGTCCGGGTCTCGCTCGGGGGGACGGTCTACGAGCTCTTCCGCCCCCGGCCGCCCGAGGTGGACGAGGCGGGCGGCGCCGCGGCGGAGGCGGCGGGGCTCGTCGCGCCCATGCCCGGGACGGTGGTAAAGGTGGTGGCCGAGGAGGGGCAGAGGGTAGAGGAGGGGCAGCCGCTGCTCGTCCTCGAGGCGATGAAGATGGAGCAGCCCGTCACCGCCCCGCACGCCGGCGTCGTCCGCTCCCTGCCCTACAAGGAGGGGGACCTCGTGCCCGGCGGGGCCGTCCTCGCCGAGATCGAACGCGAGGATTGA
- a CDS encoding acyl-CoA synthetase, translating to MPRRLDYETLYEGFSWDLPRPYNIGTDVCDRHAWEPGRLALIHDRGDGTAEKWTFRELKLASDRFANALRGLGVERGDRVAVLLSQTPQLPVAHIAVYKLGAVTVPLFALFGEDALRFRLSDSGARVIVTDEEHFEVAASLREELEELEHVVLTGGGRAGALGFDDLVREASPFFRPVETGPDDPAIIIYTSGTTGSPKGALHGHRILLGHLPGVSLPHDLAPRRGDLFWTPADWAWIGGLFDVLFPALHWGLPVLSCRMRRFDPERAFDLMERWGVRNVFLPPTALKMMRAVGSPRSRWRLELETLACGGEPLGEESLAWAREELGLPINEFYGQTECNLVLSNCSAIMPIKPGSMGRPVPGHRVAIIDAEGRELPPGEVGEVAVLRPDPVMMLGYWNNERATEAKFVGDWLRTGDLATRDGEGYFRFVGRDDDVITSSGYRIGPAEIEETLVKHPRVLMAAAVGRPDPVRGEVVKAFVVLREGEGDEALAEELKELVRRRLGAHEYPREVEFVPELPLTATGKIRRNVLRARERERVRRP from the coding sequence ATGCCCCGGAGGCTGGACTACGAGACGCTCTACGAGGGCTTTTCCTGGGATCTTCCGCGCCCGTACAACATCGGGACCGACGTCTGCGACCGGCACGCTTGGGAGCCGGGGAGGCTCGCCCTCATCCACGACCGGGGCGACGGGACGGCCGAGAAGTGGACCTTCCGGGAGCTCAAGCTCGCCTCGGACCGCTTCGCCAACGCGCTGCGGGGGCTCGGGGTGGAGCGCGGCGACCGGGTGGCCGTGCTGCTCTCGCAGACGCCGCAGCTGCCGGTGGCGCACATCGCCGTCTACAAGCTCGGCGCCGTCACCGTCCCCCTTTTCGCGCTCTTCGGGGAGGACGCGCTGCGCTTCCGGCTCTCCGACAGCGGGGCCCGGGTGATCGTAACCGACGAGGAGCACTTCGAGGTGGCCGCGTCGCTGCGCGAGGAGCTTGAGGAGCTGGAGCACGTCGTGCTCACGGGGGGCGGGCGCGCCGGGGCTCTGGGCTTCGACGACCTGGTCCGGGAGGCCTCTCCCTTCTTCCGGCCGGTCGAGACGGGCCCGGACGACCCGGCGATCATCATCTACACCTCGGGGACGACTGGGTCTCCCAAGGGGGCGCTGCACGGGCACAGGATCCTGCTCGGGCACCTGCCCGGGGTGAGCCTGCCGCACGACCTCGCGCCGCGCCGGGGGGACCTGTTCTGGACCCCGGCGGACTGGGCCTGGATCGGGGGGCTCTTCGACGTGCTGTTCCCCGCGCTGCACTGGGGGCTGCCGGTGCTCTCCTGCAGGATGCGGCGGTTCGACCCGGAGCGGGCGTTCGACCTGATGGAGCGCTGGGGCGTGCGCAACGTCTTCCTGCCGCCCACGGCGCTCAAGATGATGCGGGCCGTGGGCTCGCCGCGCAGCCGCTGGCGCCTGGAGCTCGAGACTCTGGCCTGCGGCGGCGAGCCTCTCGGCGAGGAGTCGCTGGCGTGGGCCAGGGAAGAGCTTGGGCTCCCCATAAACGAGTTCTACGGCCAGACCGAGTGCAACCTCGTGCTCTCCAACTGCTCGGCCATCATGCCCATAAAGCCCGGTTCCATGGGCCGGCCGGTGCCGGGGCACAGGGTGGCGATCATCGACGCGGAGGGGAGGGAGCTCCCGCCCGGCGAGGTGGGGGAGGTGGCCGTCCTGCGGCCGGATCCCGTCATGATGCTCGGTTACTGGAACAACGAGCGGGCCACCGAGGCGAAGTTCGTCGGCGACTGGCTCAGGACCGGGGATCTCGCCACCCGCGATGGGGAGGGGTACTTCCGCTTCGTGGGGCGGGACGACGATGTGATCACCTCCTCCGGCTACCGCATAGGGCCGGCCGAGATCGAGGAGACCCTCGTCAAGCACCCCCGGGTGCTGATGGCCGCGGCGGTGGGCAGGCCGGACCCGGTGCGCGGGGAGGTGGTGAAGGCGTTCGTGGTCCTCAGGGAGGGGGAGGGCGACGAGGCGCTGGCCGAGGAGCTGAAGGAGCTGGTCCGCAGGAGGCTTGGGGCGCACGAGTACCCGCGGGAGGTGGAGTTCGTCCCCGAGCTGCCGCTGACGGCGACCGGCAAGATCCGGCGCAACGTCCTGCGCGCCCGCGAGAGGGAGAGGGTGAGAAGACCGTGA